Proteins encoded within one genomic window of Thermococcus celer Vu 13 = JCM 8558:
- a CDS encoding adenylyltransferase/cytidyltransferase family protein, translating into MEKKEKGKIRVLVGGVFDILHVGHVHFLSQAKALGDELIVIVAHDETVRQQKGRKPVNSAEDRAELLKALKVVDEVYIGSPGRVDYELVKRIDPDVVAIGPDQAFNCERLKKELREHGIDAEVMRIPYLYKKDRAKTSKIIQRIVETFCE; encoded by the coding sequence AAGATTCGGGTACTCGTCGGCGGGGTCTTCGACATCCTGCACGTCGGTCACGTTCATTTTCTCAGCCAGGCAAAGGCTCTTGGGGACGAGCTAATCGTGATAGTGGCCCACGACGAGACCGTCAGACAGCAGAAAGGGAGGAAACCGGTTAACAGCGCCGAGGACAGGGCGGAGCTCCTGAAGGCTCTTAAGGTCGTGGACGAGGTCTACATCGGTTCTCCGGGGAGAGTAGACTACGAACTGGTGAAGAGGATAGACCCTGACGTGGTGGCCATAGGGCCCGACCAGGCCTTCAACTGCGAGCGCCTCAAGAAGGAGCTGAGGGAACACGGGATAGACGCGGAGGTCATGAGGATACCCTACCTCTACAAAAAGGACAGGGCGAAGACCAGCAAGATAATCCAGAGGATAGTGGAGACGTTCTGCGAGTGA
- a CDS encoding CopG family transcriptional regulator — protein MFDGSVNELTRPSKPRKEQKAKSRDLKKEKKQKTLYISLDMNRKLIELYGEEGRRQSVIVEDAVNLYYYLKLALGEKKFDELMSAVKKEDPEFLRGYMERFRL, from the coding sequence TTGTTTGACGGTTCCGTTAACGAGCTCACCCGGCCTTCGAAGCCCAGGAAGGAGCAGAAGGCCAAATCCAGGGATCTTAAGAAGGAGAAGAAGCAGAAGACCCTCTACATAAGCCTCGACATGAACAGGAAGCTCATAGAGCTCTACGGCGAGGAGGGGAGGAGGCAGAGCGTCATCGTGGAGGACGCGGTCAACCTGTACTACTACCTGAAACTCGCCCTCGGTGAGAAGAAGTTCGACGAGCTGATGAGCGCCGTTAAGAAAGAGGACCCGGAGTTCCTGAGGGGGTACATGGAGAGATTCAGACTCTGA